A stretch of the Polyangium spumosum genome encodes the following:
- a CDS encoding SpoIID/LytB domain-containing protein — MVIGEEPSEAPERVFTSAGWLSLEREYVPRVVAGEHPYAHPEAKAALAIAARTFVLRAMRDRPTLGRTTAIPSGEQFQVFARGASEECVVAASVTRGIVLRYQGRMILANHVAGAYWKPDGSLGSDPTKTERWVTYNVGRRGSEVVPTGLSLRSHPGNRGCLGQHCAHWLASQGYDHRTILRFFYGDDVEFHALASGERTGLVGQTLWGVLALAFFGITMRR; from the coding sequence ATGGTGATCGGAGAGGAGCCTTCCGAAGCTCCGGAGCGTGTTTTCACGTCTGCGGGATGGCTCTCGCTCGAGCGCGAGTACGTGCCGCGGGTGGTTGCGGGCGAGCATCCGTACGCGCATCCGGAGGCGAAGGCCGCGCTTGCCATCGCGGCGCGGACGTTCGTGCTCCGGGCGATGCGGGATCGGCCGACGCTGGGGCGGACGACGGCGATCCCGAGCGGGGAGCAGTTTCAGGTGTTCGCACGAGGGGCGAGCGAAGAATGCGTGGTTGCCGCCTCCGTGACGCGGGGGATCGTGCTCCGATACCAGGGGCGCATGATCCTCGCGAACCATGTCGCTGGCGCCTACTGGAAGCCGGACGGGTCACTCGGGTCCGATCCGACGAAGACCGAACGCTGGGTGACCTACAACGTCGGCAGACGAGGATCCGAAGTCGTCCCCACCGGCCTTTCGCTTCGGTCGCATCCAGGGAACCGCGGCTGTCTTGGCCAGCATTGCGCGCACTGGCTGGCTTCGCAGGGATACGATCACCGGACCATCCTGCGATTTTTCTATGGTGACGACGTCGAGTTCCACGCGCTGGCCAGCGGGGAGCGCACGGGGCTCGTCGGTCAAACGCTTTGGGGCGTTCTGGCGCTCGCCTTCTTCGGCATCACCATGCGGAGGTAG
- a CDS encoding helix-turn-helix transcriptional regulator, with protein sequence MDETLLQRKLGHIIRDRRLALGLSQEELADRCALHRTYVGSVERGERNISIQNIVRIANALDTRVWELIRAAEEGLPIP encoded by the coding sequence GTGGACGAGACCCTCCTACAGCGCAAATTAGGCCACATCATCCGAGATCGACGGCTGGCGCTTGGGCTGAGCCAGGAAGAGCTCGCGGATCGGTGCGCGCTGCATCGGACGTACGTGGGGTCCGTCGAGCGTGGCGAGCGCAACATCTCGATCCAGAACATCGTCCGGATCGCGAACGCGCTCGACACTCGGGTCTGGGAGCTGATTCGAGCTGCCGAGGAGGGGCTTCCCATCCCCTGA
- a CDS encoding sigma-70 family RNA polymerase sigma factor, translating to MGDLAQEVLTAAVVGLSRFDPAKGAMAVWLYTITQRKARDRQVREQFRGGFSVEADITAAPSGARNPEEAMATAQYERLVHETIGEMDADLREVLTAVELGELSHEETAQLVGVSKRTVKDRLERAREDFTRRIKRKMRDRGMVVLPFAVDGLFAFLRARTEHVPEELRERLRAIVEQGPGSTRPEAPAAVPDAEAPATGPAAPDVGSFLGGNITGGVVGGVLVYLLMHPAAVVPEATRSHLDERIPPAVAALPVTAAPPPAQPPSAPSSRTAPADPMPEARALLNRAVGALEQGDITDARAAFERYDRRFPSNPLPKVRAFVLGELIRTERPRRAP from the coding sequence GTGGGAGACCTCGCGCAGGAGGTCTTGACGGCGGCCGTCGTGGGTTTGTCGCGGTTCGATCCGGCGAAGGGGGCGATGGCTGTCTGGCTGTACACGATCACGCAGCGAAAGGCGCGGGATCGACAGGTACGCGAGCAGTTTCGAGGAGGATTTTCCGTCGAGGCAGACATCACAGCGGCGCCGAGCGGCGCGCGGAACCCCGAGGAGGCCATGGCTACAGCGCAGTACGAGCGACTCGTGCACGAGACCATCGGGGAGATGGATGCGGATCTTCGCGAAGTGCTGACGGCCGTCGAGCTCGGGGAGCTGAGCCACGAGGAGACGGCGCAGTTGGTCGGCGTTTCGAAGCGGACCGTCAAGGATCGCCTCGAGCGCGCGCGGGAGGATTTCACGCGGCGGATCAAGCGGAAGATGCGCGACCGCGGCATGGTCGTCCTGCCCTTCGCGGTGGACGGGCTGTTCGCGTTCCTTCGCGCGCGCACGGAGCACGTGCCGGAGGAGCTGCGCGAGCGGCTCCGCGCCATCGTCGAGCAGGGGCCGGGATCGACGAGGCCGGAAGCGCCCGCGGCGGTGCCGGATGCCGAGGCTCCGGCGACGGGGCCGGCTGCGCCGGACGTGGGGTCGTTTCTCGGAGGAAACATCACGGGCGGGGTTGTTGGAGGGGTCCTCGTATATCTCCTCATGCATCCCGCGGCGGTCGTGCCCGAGGCCACGAGGAGCCACCTCGACGAGCGCATTCCCCCGGCTGTTGCCGCGCTGCCGGTGACCGCGGCGCCGCCCCCCGCGCAGCCTCCGAGCGCGCCGAGCTCAAGGACGGCTCCTGCGGATCCGATGCCCGAAGCTCGGGCCTTGCTGAATCGGGCGGTGGGTGCCCTGGAGCAAGGCGACATCACGGATGCACGGGCGGCGTTCGAGCGATACGATCGTCGGTTTCCGTCGAATCCGCTGCCCAAGGTGAGAGCGTTCGTCCTCGGCGAGCTCATCCGGACCGAGCGACCCCGCCGCGCTCCCTGA
- a CDS encoding helix-turn-helix domain-containing protein, with the protein MNRGRPKTPLVLTTEERDILTGHVRRGKTPQRLALRARIVLLCADGQDNKAVAKRLGVTEETVGKWRSRFLRRRLQGLADEPRSGAPCKSPRNETTWT; encoded by the coding sequence GTGAACCGTGGACGACCGAAGACGCCCCTGGTCCTGACGACAGAGGAGCGCGACATCCTGACAGGGCACGTGCGGCGCGGGAAGACGCCTCAGCGGCTCGCGCTGCGAGCACGGATCGTGCTCCTCTGCGCCGACGGGCAAGACAACAAAGCCGTGGCCAAGAGGCTTGGCGTCACCGAGGAGACCGTCGGCAAGTGGCGGTCGCGGTTCCTGCGCCGCAGGCTCCAGGGGCTCGCGGACGAACCACGCTCGGGCGCTCCTTGCAAGTCTCCGCGTAACGAGACGACCTGGACGTAG
- a CDS encoding protein kinase domain-containing protein translates to MEAAVDLAVGTVFAGRYRIARRIAAGGMGAVYEVIHLETERRRALKVMHAHLFQSEELRERFKREAKVAAHVDSEFIVDVFDAGVDESTGMPFLVMELLRGEELGERLKRVGRLPADEALHYLHQTARALDKTHRASIVHRDLKPANVFLCERDEDKPRVKILDFGIAKVVAEGATTGAATQSLGTPLYMAPEQFNPSTRLTGAADIYALGMMAYTLLVGGAYWAEEARGGNVYALVAVAIGGPVEPASARAARRGVALPPGFDAWFAKVTAREPGERFQTATAAVQALAEALGVAPPARGMALSVSGVFEAPTGMQVTIPLQALPSAASTVGTSTAPTPAKPDAEPMLPVPDATAPGAATTHATPRKAPAIRPVVAGGIGLLIVATGVLVSLAARTTGPDEDATAASVTPSEAPSAAAAATQAPPTSTPTIEAALPASTPSSAAPEATASARASASASAAPTPPVRPARVSNPPASPRKQNERPFEPLF, encoded by the coding sequence GTGGAAGCAGCCGTTGATCTCGCCGTCGGAACCGTCTTCGCCGGCCGGTACCGGATCGCCCGTCGCATCGCGGCTGGCGGGATGGGAGCCGTCTACGAGGTGATCCACCTCGAAACCGAGCGTCGGCGCGCGCTCAAGGTCATGCATGCGCACCTCTTCCAGAGCGAGGAGCTGCGCGAGCGGTTCAAGCGGGAGGCCAAGGTCGCGGCGCACGTCGACAGCGAGTTCATCGTCGACGTCTTCGACGCGGGCGTCGACGAGTCCACGGGCATGCCGTTCCTCGTGATGGAGCTGCTCCGCGGCGAGGAGCTCGGCGAGCGGCTCAAGCGCGTGGGAAGGCTCCCCGCGGACGAGGCGCTGCACTACCTGCACCAGACCGCACGCGCGCTCGACAAGACGCATCGGGCCTCGATCGTCCACCGGGACCTGAAACCCGCGAACGTGTTCCTCTGCGAGCGGGACGAGGACAAACCCCGCGTCAAGATCCTCGACTTCGGGATCGCGAAGGTCGTCGCGGAAGGTGCCACGACGGGCGCGGCGACGCAGTCGCTCGGGACGCCGCTCTACATGGCGCCGGAGCAGTTCAACCCGAGCACGAGGCTCACGGGCGCGGCGGACATCTACGCACTCGGGATGATGGCGTATACGCTGCTCGTCGGCGGGGCGTACTGGGCCGAGGAGGCCCGTGGCGGGAACGTGTACGCGCTGGTCGCGGTGGCGATCGGGGGGCCGGTCGAGCCGGCGTCGGCGCGGGCGGCGCGGCGTGGTGTGGCGCTGCCGCCGGGGTTCGATGCGTGGTTCGCGAAGGTGACGGCGCGGGAGCCGGGGGAGCGGTTCCAGACGGCGACGGCGGCGGTGCAGGCGCTCGCGGAGGCGCTGGGGGTGGCGCCGCCGGCGCGGGGGATGGCGCTTTCGGTGAGTGGGGTGTTCGAGGCTCCCACGGGCATGCAGGTAACCATTCCCTTGCAGGCGCTTCCTTCGGCGGCGTCCACCGTGGGCACGTCTACGGCGCCAACGCCAGCCAAACCCGACGCAGAGCCGATGCTCCCCGTTCCGGATGCGACCGCCCCCGGGGCTGCGACGACGCATGCGACGCCGCGAAAGGCGCCAGCCATCCGGCCGGTCGTGGCGGGAGGAATCGGCCTCCTGATCGTCGCGACAGGGGTGCTCGTGTCCTTGGCCGCGCGAACCACAGGCCCTGACGAGGATGCAACTGCCGCGTCGGTGACGCCATCGGAGGCGCCTTCGGCAGCCGCAGCGGCTACACAGGCGCCACCCACCTCGACACCGACCATCGAGGCAGCTCTTCCAGCGAGCACGCCGAGCAGCGCGGCACCGGAGGCCACGGCCTCCGCTCGGGCATCAGCATCGGCATCGGCCGCTCCTACACCTCCAGTACGCCCCGCGCGCGTGAGCAATCCGCCCGCATCCCCTCGGAAGCAGAATGAGCGGCCGTTCGAGCCCCTTTTCTGA
- a CDS encoding tetratricopeptide repeat protein: protein MYEQALEEMTRKDYAAACPRLEEVIKLAPEGVGGMITLGQCYEGWGRLATAHAAYRRAEQVAAAKGDKDRQQKAAQKAGAIEPHLSQVTVVVPDALRDLAGLSVQRDGAVVEQAQWGVPVPVDVGKHVVAATATGRKPWEKHISVMRDGDTVVVEIEAPAPAAVSTPPVQPPTLPTALSPMATTQASQRPGLSGAEIGALVLGVGGLLTLGVGSGFGIVAMSKQDQSNEGLCNSSNQCEPMGLQLREEGIAAGNVATALFIAGGAALTGSIVLFAIRPSKNTRMNVGSGGIWVNGSF, encoded by the coding sequence ATGTACGAGCAGGCGCTTGAGGAGATGACGAGGAAAGACTATGCGGCGGCTTGCCCACGACTCGAAGAGGTGATCAAGCTCGCGCCTGAAGGGGTCGGCGGGATGATTACCCTTGGTCAGTGCTACGAGGGGTGGGGCCGCCTCGCGACCGCGCACGCCGCGTACCGGAGAGCCGAACAAGTCGCAGCGGCAAAGGGCGACAAGGACCGTCAGCAAAAGGCCGCTCAGAAGGCTGGTGCCATCGAGCCACACCTCTCGCAGGTCACGGTCGTCGTCCCCGATGCTTTGCGTGACCTGGCGGGGCTTTCGGTTCAGCGGGATGGGGCGGTGGTGGAGCAAGCCCAATGGGGGGTACCCGTTCCCGTGGATGTGGGAAAGCATGTCGTAGCGGCGACGGCGACCGGACGGAAGCCGTGGGAAAAGCACATCAGTGTAATGCGGGACGGTGACACTGTCGTCGTCGAGATCGAGGCGCCAGCACCGGCAGCAGTTTCGACTCCACCGGTACAGCCCCCGACGCTGCCCACAGCGCTATCGCCCATGGCTACAACGCAGGCATCGCAGCGCCCCGGGTTGAGCGGGGCGGAAATCGGCGCCTTGGTCCTGGGTGTGGGCGGTCTGCTCACGCTTGGTGTTGGGTCTGGCTTTGGCATCGTTGCCATGTCGAAGCAGGATCAGAGCAACGAGGGTCTCTGCAACAGCAGCAACCAGTGCGAACCCATGGGTTTGCAGCTCCGGGAAGAGGGTATAGCAGCAGGGAACGTGGCGACGGCGCTTTTCATAGCAGGAGGGGCTGCCTTGACCGGTTCGATTGTGCTGTTCGCGATCAGGCCAAGCAAAAACACGCGCATGAATGTGGGGTCGGGTGGAATCTGGGTGAACGGGAGCTTCTGA
- a CDS encoding IgGFc-binding protein, with translation MRLTAWQIAVAAAIVVGGCNQILGLVPGQPMPEGEGGSGNGGTTAGDGGDFLPDGGLPGCDATCSGDLKAVVDCYGQVMQQCTADQACANGKCVDNACLAAVEARSSYGCDYWALKTALRPQADGACFAAFVANTWAKPVHLQVSRKGSTLDPATFAYIPSVGANGAVQYNAYDAIKGIDVGQVAILFLSRKLQGASVIDCPKPAALSAETGVVDTGIGDAFHITTDYPVAAYQIVPYGGAQTAVTSATLLLPTSAWDTNYLAINAYKASDVFPDAWPSLAILAHEDNTKVTLLPNKAIVGGGGVPTSDLNKPVDYMLNAGQFLQITQADELTGSPITSDKPIAVFGASKCMNVPSMQDDCDSGQQQLAPVRALGNEYVAVRYKSRSTTEEESSRWRLVGAVDGTTLTWTPMKPAGAPTTINQGQVLEFEDPGPFVVRSQDAQHPFYMGGYMTGGAPYNNIGDPEWVNVIPPQQFLRRYVFFTDPTYPETSLVVIRVKSKTTGEFASVELKCRGPLQNWTSIGDYEYTRVDLVTGDFQGVMACTNGVQEMSSTQPFGVTVWGWGTTPQTLNVSYAYPAGVGILPINELPPPIGP, from the coding sequence ATGAGGCTTACCGCATGGCAGATTGCCGTCGCGGCAGCGATCGTCGTAGGTGGCTGCAATCAGATCCTCGGACTTGTTCCCGGGCAGCCCATGCCGGAAGGTGAGGGAGGCTCAGGAAATGGCGGCACCACGGCAGGGGATGGCGGTGATTTCTTACCGGATGGGGGGCTGCCTGGCTGCGACGCTACGTGTTCCGGCGATTTGAAGGCGGTCGTTGATTGTTACGGCCAGGTCATGCAGCAATGCACCGCGGACCAGGCGTGTGCCAATGGGAAATGTGTTGATAATGCCTGCCTGGCTGCCGTTGAGGCGAGGAGTTCGTACGGCTGCGATTACTGGGCGCTGAAGACCGCCCTCCGCCCGCAGGCCGATGGCGCATGCTTTGCTGCATTCGTGGCAAATACCTGGGCGAAGCCGGTGCACCTCCAAGTCTCGAGGAAGGGCTCGACGCTCGATCCGGCGACGTTTGCGTACATCCCAAGCGTCGGAGCCAACGGCGCCGTCCAGTACAACGCCTATGACGCCATCAAGGGAATCGACGTGGGGCAGGTTGCGATCCTGTTCCTATCGCGAAAGTTGCAAGGCGCCAGTGTCATCGATTGCCCGAAGCCGGCCGCGCTGAGCGCCGAGACCGGCGTGGTCGACACGGGCATCGGCGACGCTTTCCACATCACGACGGACTATCCGGTCGCGGCCTATCAGATCGTTCCTTATGGCGGAGCTCAGACAGCCGTCACGTCGGCCACGCTGCTCCTGCCGACGAGCGCTTGGGACACCAACTATCTCGCGATCAACGCGTACAAGGCGAGCGACGTCTTCCCCGACGCCTGGCCATCCCTGGCGATCCTCGCCCATGAGGACAACACGAAGGTCACGCTCCTGCCGAACAAGGCGATCGTGGGCGGCGGCGGCGTCCCCACCTCCGACCTGAACAAGCCCGTCGACTACATGCTGAACGCGGGCCAGTTCCTGCAGATCACGCAGGCGGACGAGCTCACGGGAAGCCCAATCACGTCGGACAAGCCGATTGCCGTCTTCGGCGCGTCAAAATGCATGAACGTGCCGTCCATGCAGGACGATTGCGATTCGGGCCAGCAGCAGCTCGCCCCGGTGCGCGCTCTCGGCAACGAATACGTGGCCGTGCGGTACAAGAGCCGGTCGACGACGGAGGAGGAGTCGTCTCGATGGCGCCTCGTCGGCGCCGTGGACGGGACGACGCTCACCTGGACGCCCATGAAGCCCGCGGGCGCGCCGACGACGATCAACCAGGGCCAGGTTCTCGAGTTCGAGGATCCGGGGCCCTTCGTGGTGCGCAGCCAGGACGCGCAGCACCCGTTCTACATGGGCGGCTACATGACGGGCGGGGCGCCCTACAATAACATCGGGGATCCGGAGTGGGTGAACGTGATCCCGCCCCAGCAGTTTCTGAGACGGTACGTGTTTTTTACCGATCCAACCTACCCAGAAACGAGCCTAGTCGTCATCCGTGTGAAGTCCAAGACTACAGGAGAGTTCGCCTCCGTGGAGCTGAAATGTAGAGGCCCACTCCAGAACTGGACATCCATCGGCGATTACGAATACACACGCGTCGATCTCGTGACGGGCGATTTTCAGGGCGTGATGGCATGCACGAACGGCGTGCAGGAGATGTCGAGTACCCAGCCGTTTGGTGTCACGGTGTGGGGATGGGGGACGACTCCGCAGACGCTCAATGTCTCATACGCTTATCCGGCGGGGGTTGGGATTCTGCCTATCAACGAGCTGCCACCACCCATAGGCCCATAG
- a CDS encoding plastocyanin/azurin family copper-binding protein, with amino-acid sequence MTGVSHTPINPDDGNACTVDACDPRTGVSHTPVNPDDGNACTVDACDPMTGVSHTPVINDGNPCTADSCDPMTGVSNTPLPAGTDCGMGKQCDGMGQCTGCIDAFDCPGQVTECRAPTCTNGICGTIYAPAGTPLSTESSGDCKRHVCDGMGAAIVEDDAMDEPDDNNSCTLDACLAGAPTHLPVALGTTCTDGGGTVCDDNGTCVACNVDADCMNGDVCMANACVAPATCMDGIMNGDETGVDCGGAMCLKCNGDACGSDAECQSGICSGGMCVANINGCTPSMATDLTAMSATTVTFSSLSYTPKCIKVKAGTVVTFSGSFANHPLQGGYMDLANLPTPAASGPFVPVTDAGTSKGFTLSTQGTYPFYCVPHASLGMNGAVFVVP; translated from the coding sequence ATGACCGGCGTCTCCCACACGCCCATCAACCCCGACGACGGGAATGCATGCACCGTGGACGCGTGTGATCCAAGAACCGGCGTCTCCCACACGCCCGTCAATCCAGACGACGGGAATGCATGCACCGTGGATGCGTGCGATCCGATGACCGGCGTCTCCCACACGCCCGTTATCAACGACGGCAATCCCTGCACGGCGGACTCATGCGATCCGATGACTGGCGTCTCGAATACACCATTGCCTGCTGGGACTGACTGCGGCATGGGCAAACAGTGCGATGGCATGGGCCAGTGCACGGGGTGTATCGATGCATTTGATTGTCCTGGCCAGGTGACCGAGTGCAGAGCGCCCACCTGCACGAACGGCATCTGCGGCACGATATACGCCCCTGCCGGTACACCCCTAAGCACAGAGTCGTCAGGCGACTGCAAGCGTCACGTCTGCGACGGCATGGGCGCCGCGATCGTCGAGGACGACGCGATGGACGAGCCGGACGACAACAACTCCTGCACGCTGGACGCGTGCCTCGCGGGCGCGCCCACGCACTTGCCCGTCGCGCTCGGGACCACGTGCACGGACGGCGGCGGCACTGTTTGCGACGACAATGGCACCTGCGTCGCCTGCAACGTCGACGCCGATTGCATGAACGGTGACGTCTGCATGGCCAACGCATGCGTGGCCCCCGCGACCTGCATGGACGGCATCATGAACGGCGACGAGACCGGCGTCGATTGCGGCGGCGCGATGTGCCTGAAATGCAATGGTGACGCTTGCGGCAGCGACGCCGAATGCCAGAGCGGTATCTGCAGCGGCGGCATGTGCGTGGCGAACATCAATGGCTGCACGCCGTCGATGGCGACGGACCTCACCGCCATGTCGGCGACGACGGTGACGTTCTCGAGCCTCTCCTACACCCCGAAGTGCATCAAGGTGAAGGCGGGGACGGTCGTGACGTTCTCCGGCAGCTTCGCGAACCATCCGTTGCAGGGTGGGTACATGGACCTCGCCAACCTGCCCACGCCCGCCGCGAGCGGCCCGTTCGTGCCGGTGACGGACGCGGGCACCTCGAAGGGCTTCACGCTGTCGACGCAGGGCACGTATCCCTTCTACTGCGTGCCGCACGCTTCGCTCGGCATGAACGGCGCGGTGTTCGTCGTGCCATAA
- a CDS encoding S24/S26 family peptidase, translating to MGWATGYITKLRAGQVVSFRPRGNSMSPRIESGQLCTVEPVDPRDIRPGDIVLCKVRGTEYLHFVKSVQDGRFQIGNNRGHINGWVGQNAIFGRLVRVEA from the coding sequence ATGGGCTGGGCCACCGGATACATCACCAAGCTTCGCGCCGGGCAGGTCGTTTCCTTCCGCCCGCGGGGCAACTCCATGTCTCCGCGGATCGAGTCCGGCCAGCTCTGCACCGTGGAGCCCGTCGACCCACGCGACATCCGCCCCGGCGACATCGTCCTGTGCAAGGTCCGCGGGACCGAGTATCTACATTTCGTCAAGAGCGTGCAGGATGGGCGGTTTCAGATCGGGAACAATCGGGGGCATATCAATGGGTGGGTGGGGCAGAATGCGATTTTTGGGCGGTTGGTGAGGGTGGAGGCGTGA
- a CDS encoding restriction endonuclease subunit S, translated as MKTPDGWQCVPLTSVATLESGHTPSRNHPEYWDGGVPWIGIRDARKHNGKEIFDTEQTVSELGIENSSARLLPKGTVCLSRTASVGYVTIMGRSMATSQDFVNWVCSDALLPKFLMYLFVCEHESLRRFSKGAVHQTIYFPEVKAFHILLPPVEEQENIIAVVEHFLRRCDDLDARQAKQRETAARLNKAALDALTSAEGPEDVVASWRRVVANFALLTDVPGTVKMLRELVLELAVRGQLVPQAVGDEPASVLAGKMAGANPTALPPVKESEQPYSLPESWRWVRLGMCGGFMGGGTPSKSTPSFWAGPIPWVSPKDMKRPYIEDAEDHISQEAIEHSSVKLIPSGALLFVVRGMILAHSFPVALTTRSVTINQDMKALVLAAPAVAEYLLRACQASRKRMLLRVERSSHGTCRLDSEEVARFPIPLPPLAEQKRIVAKVDHLMSLCDTLEEKLRRAEEGARKLADALVAELLA; from the coding sequence ATGAAGACGCCCGATGGTTGGCAGTGCGTTCCGTTAACGAGTGTCGCAACACTGGAATCAGGACATACGCCGAGCCGTAACCATCCTGAATACTGGGATGGTGGCGTGCCCTGGATTGGAATCCGGGACGCGCGGAAGCACAACGGCAAAGAAATTTTCGATACGGAACAAACCGTCTCCGAACTGGGGATCGAGAATTCATCCGCGAGGCTTCTGCCGAAGGGCACGGTGTGCCTATCTCGGACCGCCTCAGTGGGTTACGTCACCATCATGGGTCGATCGATGGCGACCAGTCAGGATTTTGTTAACTGGGTTTGCTCCGACGCCTTGCTGCCAAAGTTTCTGATGTATCTGTTTGTGTGCGAGCACGAATCCCTCCGCCGGTTCTCGAAGGGAGCGGTGCATCAGACGATTTACTTTCCTGAGGTGAAGGCGTTTCATATTCTCCTGCCACCCGTCGAGGAACAGGAAAATATCATTGCCGTCGTGGAGCACTTCTTGCGACGATGCGACGACCTGGATGCCCGCCAGGCGAAGCAGCGGGAGACGGCGGCCCGGCTGAACAAGGCGGCGCTCGATGCGCTCACGAGTGCCGAGGGGCCGGAAGACGTGGTCGCAAGCTGGCGGCGGGTGGTAGCCAATTTCGCACTATTGACGGACGTGCCGGGGACCGTCAAGATGCTGCGGGAATTGGTTCTGGAGCTTGCGGTTAGGGGCCAACTCGTGCCCCAAGCCGTGGGCGACGAGCCGGCTTCGGTCCTTGCTGGCAAGATGGCAGGGGCAAATCCTACCGCTCTTCCTCCAGTCAAAGAATCCGAGCAGCCATACTCGTTACCTGAGTCGTGGCGGTGGGTACGTCTCGGTATGTGTGGAGGTTTCATGGGAGGGGGCACCCCTTCGAAATCGACGCCCTCGTTCTGGGCGGGGCCGATCCCGTGGGTTAGCCCGAAGGATATGAAGAGACCTTACATAGAAGATGCTGAGGATCACATCTCCCAGGAGGCGATTGAGCATTCCTCGGTGAAGTTAATTCCGAGTGGTGCTCTGCTCTTCGTTGTTCGTGGAATGATCCTGGCGCACTCTTTTCCTGTTGCTCTCACGACACGGAGCGTCACGATTAATCAGGACATGAAGGCGCTTGTTTTGGCAGCTCCCGCAGTTGCAGAGTATCTGCTTCGTGCCTGTCAGGCTAGTCGAAAGCGGATGCTGCTACGGGTTGAGCGGTCTTCCCACGGGACGTGCCGTCTCGATTCGGAGGAGGTTGCAAGATTTCCTATTCCGTTGCCGCCCCTCGCCGAACAAAAGCGCATCGTCGCCAAAGTCGACCACCTCATGTCCCTCTGCGACACCCTGGAAGAAAAACTCCGCCGCGCCGAGGAAGGCGCCCGCAAGCTCGCCGACGCCCTCGTCGCCGAGCTCCTTGCCTGA